The following proteins come from a genomic window of Novosphingobium sp. P6W:
- a CDS encoding alpha/beta hydrolase, whose translation MDFDRRTLIAGSLAAGAFGKGLITSAAAQTAPPGSPGALPPGLPQPTETIDLWPKGAPGMPRAPLDEKVNERSTDALITDRAVYGISRPRMAVFRPDRPNGAAVIITPGGGYKWIVVDKEGYEMARWLTARGFTAFVLFYRLPGDGWASGPDTPLADAQRAIRLVRHRARDFAIAPERVATMGFSAGGHVCADLAARFAANVYAPVDAADKLSAKPLCAAPMYPVVSMDAAIAHAGSRSLLLGPSPTPALEAAHSPDRNVPADAPPHFLAHAEDDATVPVENTLRLRAALKARGVPVETHLFANGGHGFGLRRAVGKPAEVWTELWRNWARTVGLG comes from the coding sequence ATGGACTTCGATCGCAGAACCCTGATCGCCGGCTCCCTTGCTGCCGGAGCCTTTGGCAAAGGGCTCATCACGAGCGCGGCGGCGCAGACAGCGCCGCCAGGCAGCCCCGGGGCCCTCCCCCCGGGGCTGCCACAACCGACAGAGACGATCGACCTGTGGCCCAAAGGCGCGCCCGGCATGCCGCGTGCGCCGCTTGACGAGAAAGTGAACGAGCGCTCAACCGACGCGCTCATCACCGACCGCGCGGTCTACGGGATCAGCCGTCCGCGCATGGCGGTATTCCGGCCCGACCGGCCGAACGGCGCGGCGGTGATAATTACGCCGGGCGGCGGCTACAAATGGATCGTGGTCGACAAGGAAGGCTATGAAATGGCCCGCTGGCTGACGGCGCGCGGCTTCACCGCTTTCGTCCTGTTCTACCGCCTGCCCGGAGACGGCTGGGCCAGCGGCCCCGACACTCCGCTGGCGGACGCGCAGCGCGCCATACGTCTGGTCCGCCACCGCGCCCGCGATTTCGCCATTGCCCCGGAACGGGTGGCGACGATGGGCTTTTCCGCAGGCGGGCACGTCTGCGCCGACCTTGCGGCGCGCTTTGCGGCGAACGTATATGCCCCCGTTGACGCGGCGGACAAGCTTTCCGCCAAGCCGCTTTGCGCCGCGCCGATGTACCCGGTCGTCAGCATGGACGCGGCGATCGCCCATGCCGGATCGCGCAGCCTGCTTCTCGGCCCCTCGCCCACCCCAGCGCTGGAAGCGGCGCATTCGCCTGACCGGAACGTGCCGGCAGATGCCCCGCCGCACTTCCTTGCCCATGCCGAGGACGACGCTACGGTTCCGGTCGAGAATACCTTGCGCCTGCGCGCCGCGCTCAAGGCGCGCGGTGTGCCGGTGGAGACACACTTATTCGCCAACGGCGGCCACGGTTTCGGCCTTCGCCGCGCGGTCGGCAAACCGGCAGAGGTCTGGACGGAGTTATGGCGCAACTGGGCCCGGACGGTGGGACTGGGATAG
- a CDS encoding TonB-dependent receptor, with translation MRKTISRISLVKIALFAGSALAMPQVGFAQDTAETTAAEAAPEATPQDIIVTGFRQSLEAALNVKRTSVAAVDAIVAEDMAKFPDQNLAESLQRIPGISIQKDGGEGRSITVRGLGAQFTRVRVNGLETIATSSDGASANRDRSFDFNVFASELFSSLVVHKTAEATLDEGSLGAVVDLNTGNPLAGKTGLSAVLNVQGSYNDLSDNVGPRIAGLLSWKNDAGTLGVNVSAAYSHTDTIENGNNSVRWSQAYFNSVSGTPCFYSDVGATGGTPVNSGGGYRPSEACDAASLSFHPRIPRYGVIEHDRRRLGLTGSIQFEPSDRTKISVDGLFSSFKEDRAEQWLEVLARSNERRFNVVDPVYDDKGNMVSATLNNAYVRTESYLRKSETKFHQIGATWDQEVGDTFRFTVLGGMSQSKADIPVETTIAYDNRNANGFSYDYSNMKSPVLGYDLDVTNPANFQLAEIRDRPSYVRNRFKTGQLRTEWDLTEGFTVKAGAMWRRYDFRTQLFQRDTAACGANGTRDLILGAVTCSSSVYGLPVTSGISDLVNLGDAGQPSGTTSSWIVGNIANAADYTNLYGRTAVEDLGSNRKVRETTSGGYVQFDVKGEIFGLEYAGNAGMRYAHTKQSSTGYTAGVAATVERSYDDWLPSMNLAFYPRHDVILRGAVAKVITRPSLGNLNPGGSVDGFNYRVTFGNPFLDPYRATNFDVSAEWYFAPQALFSVAGFIKKIESFPVSGTYVATLPQLGLDRSVLGASTPAFINYDPNQEYVVSSQVNGQGATLKGVEVALQLPFTFLPGFLTHTGFQGNATFIKSDADYTITGPAISACTRTTGACSLTGVTKDYNQTLLGVSKKAWNATLYYDDGKFSIRGSVSYRGPFVDGTSATFNVFEGYGSYTSVDAAIRYKATEWLELSIDGNNLTDEYRYRFNDADATRNYENNHFGRTILFGARAKI, from the coding sequence ATGCGCAAAACCATTTCTAGAATCTCGCTTGTGAAGATTGCCTTGTTCGCCGGCAGTGCGCTGGCCATGCCGCAGGTCGGCTTCGCACAGGACACCGCCGAAACCACCGCTGCCGAGGCCGCACCGGAAGCTACGCCGCAGGACATCATCGTCACCGGCTTTCGCCAGTCGCTGGAGGCCGCGCTCAACGTGAAGCGCACCTCGGTCGCGGCGGTGGATGCGATCGTGGCCGAGGACATGGCCAAGTTCCCCGACCAGAACCTGGCAGAATCGCTGCAGCGCATCCCAGGCATCTCGATCCAGAAGGACGGCGGCGAAGGCCGTTCGATCACCGTGCGCGGCCTGGGCGCGCAGTTCACCCGCGTGCGCGTGAACGGACTGGAGACGATCGCCACCAGTTCCGACGGCGCATCCGCCAACCGCGACCGCTCGTTCGATTTCAACGTCTTCGCATCGGAACTGTTCAGCAGCCTGGTGGTCCACAAGACCGCCGAGGCCACGCTTGACGAAGGTTCGCTGGGCGCGGTGGTGGACCTCAACACCGGCAACCCGCTGGCGGGCAAGACCGGCCTCAGCGCCGTTCTCAACGTGCAGGGTTCGTACAACGACCTGTCCGACAATGTTGGGCCGCGCATTGCCGGCCTGCTGTCGTGGAAGAACGATGCGGGCACGCTGGGCGTCAACGTGTCGGCCGCCTATTCGCATACCGACACGATCGAGAACGGCAACAACTCGGTGCGCTGGTCGCAGGCCTACTTCAACTCGGTCAGCGGCACGCCCTGCTTCTATTCCGATGTCGGAGCGACCGGCGGCACTCCGGTCAATTCGGGCGGCGGCTACCGTCCGTCCGAGGCGTGCGACGCAGCCTCGCTTTCGTTCCACCCGCGCATCCCGCGCTACGGCGTGATCGAGCATGACCGCCGCCGGCTTGGCCTGACCGGCTCGATCCAGTTCGAACCCAGCGATCGCACCAAGATTTCCGTCGACGGCCTGTTCTCCTCGTTCAAGGAAGACCGCGCCGAACAGTGGCTCGAAGTTCTTGCCCGCTCGAACGAACGCCGTTTCAACGTGGTGGACCCGGTTTACGACGACAAGGGCAACATGGTCAGCGCGACCTTAAACAATGCTTACGTGCGCACCGAAAGCTACTTGCGCAAATCAGAGACCAAGTTCCACCAGATCGGCGCGACCTGGGATCAGGAAGTGGGCGATACTTTCCGCTTCACCGTGCTGGGCGGCATGTCGCAGTCAAAGGCCGACATCCCGGTCGAGACGACCATCGCTTACGACAACCGCAATGCCAACGGTTTCAGCTACGACTATTCGAACATGAAGTCGCCGGTGCTTGGCTATGATCTGGACGTCACCAACCCGGCGAACTTCCAGCTTGCCGAAATCCGCGATCGTCCGTCCTATGTGCGCAACCGCTTCAAGACCGGGCAGCTGCGTACCGAATGGGACCTGACCGAGGGCTTCACCGTCAAGGCCGGCGCGATGTGGCGCCGCTACGATTTCCGCACCCAGTTGTTCCAGCGTGACACCGCCGCCTGCGGCGCCAACGGCACGCGCGACCTGATCCTGGGCGCGGTCACCTGCTCGTCCAGCGTATATGGCCTGCCGGTGACTTCGGGCATTTCCGATCTGGTAAATCTTGGCGATGCCGGTCAGCCGAGCGGCACCACCAGTTCGTGGATCGTCGGCAATATCGCCAATGCTGCGGACTATACCAACCTTTACGGCCGTACTGCCGTCGAAGACCTGGGCTCCAACCGCAAGGTGCGCGAGACGACATCGGGCGGTTACGTACAGTTCGACGTCAAGGGAGAGATCTTCGGCCTCGAATACGCGGGCAATGCCGGTATGCGCTATGCCCACACCAAGCAGTCATCGACCGGATACACCGCCGGCGTCGCGGCAACTGTCGAGCGCAGCTATGACGACTGGCTCCCTTCGATGAACCTGGCCTTTTACCCGCGTCATGACGTGATCCTGCGCGGTGCGGTGGCCAAGGTCATCACCCGTCCTTCGCTGGGCAACCTCAATCCGGGCGGTTCGGTCGACGGGTTCAACTACCGCGTCACCTTCGGCAATCCGTTCCTCGACCCCTACCGCGCGACCAATTTCGACGTTTCGGCCGAGTGGTACTTCGCCCCGCAGGCGCTGTTCTCTGTGGCTGGGTTCATCAAGAAGATCGAGAGCTTCCCGGTTTCCGGCACCTATGTCGCCACGCTCCCGCAGCTTGGGCTTGATCGTTCAGTGCTGGGTGCGAGTACTCCTGCCTTCATCAACTACGACCCCAATCAGGAATATGTGGTGTCCTCGCAGGTGAACGGGCAAGGCGCCACGCTAAAGGGTGTTGAAGTGGCCTTGCAGCTGCCGTTTACTTTCCTGCCTGGTTTCCTCACCCACACCGGGTTCCAGGGCAACGCCACCTTCATCAAGAGCGACGCCGACTATACAATCACCGGCCCGGCGATTTCGGCCTGCACCCGCACAACCGGCGCCTGCTCCCTTACGGGCGTTACGAAGGACTACAACCAGACGCTGCTTGGCGTATCCAAGAAGGCTTGGAACGCGACGCTTTATTACGACGACGGCAAGTTCAGCATCCGTGGTTCGGTAAGTTATCGCGGTCCCTTCGTTGATGGCACCAGCGCCACATTCAACGTCTTCGAAGGCTATGGTTCGTACACCAGCGTCGATGCGGCGATCCGTTACAAGGCGACGGAATGGCTGGAACTGTCGATCGACGGCAACAACCTGACCGATGAGTATCGTTATCGCTTCAACGATGCCGACGCGACCCGCAACTACGAGAACAACCACTTCGGCCGCACCATCCTGTTCGGCGCGCGCGCGAAGATCTGA